The stretch of DNA CCCTTTCCCCGTCGCCATGGGATCCCAAGGGCGGTACCGCAACGGCGCGCATGGATTCGCATGTCGACCTTGATGGTTTCTTCCTGATTACCGACTACGTGGAAGAGCGACAGGGAACCGTTTGCTACCGTGGACACGGCGTTTTCGGTTGGGATGCCCATACCAAGCACTACACTATGCATTGGTTTGACACGATGGGGCCCGCCTCGGTCACGCCGGCAACCGGGCAGTGGGAGGGTCCCTCGCTCGTGTTCGCCCAGCAGACCCCAATGGGGCACAACCGCTTCAGCTATATAATCGAGCAGCCGAAACACTTCACTATGCGCATCGAGCATTCCAAAGATGGAAAGGATTGGACGGTTTTCATGGAAGGGAAATATAAGCGCATCGATTGAACCGGCACCAATATAGTTGGATTCAGAACAACCGCTTGGCGCGCCGAGTCGACTGCATCCTCGATACACCCGACTTGGGAGTAGCCGACTTCAGGGCCGGTGCGGGCGATAAAATAACGCGGATAGGTGGCGTTTTAGAGCTCCGGAATATCGAGCTGCTATCGTTTGCGGGCGCGCAACTGGACCCGGATGTCGTCGTTGCGCGGATTGACGATATGGATTGCCACGCGCCCGTCCGTCAGGGTTTGAACGGTTGCCGGAGTATCCATTTCAGTCAGATACCACCCGGGCGGGAGGACCACCATGTTGCGCGGCCGGCCGAACGCCCGGTCCCACACCAGTTCCTGGCCATCGAGGTATAGGCTCTTAGCATCGGTGTAGGTCTCTTTCAGGCGGATCCGGTTGGTTGTTCCTTTGGCGACTGGCTGCGACAGATGGGTAACGACCACCTCGGAATCGTTCTGCATCGGATCTTCCGGGGAGAGCCCGCGTTCTTTGACCTGTTTGCCACTCAGGATTTCGAATTTGAGTTTCTGCCCGCTGTCCAGATCGATGCTTTCCGGCTCGGACACGTGGGCACCTGCCCGCACAACGTTGAAGTAGTATGTCTCGCCGGCATCCCGTGCGGTATAGTCATGGGTAATCCGGAATGCGTGAGTTTCCGGTGCCTGCAACTCATACATGATTTCGCGGTCCTGATACGCCCGTTCGGAAACCCGCACCGGCGTCTGGCCGAGAAGAGCAGCAGTGAAGAATACCAGCACGAACACCCTCACGGTGAACCTCAGTATCCTATATTCCATTAGCGGCTCCAATCTCCTCAACTCAGCAATGATTCCAGGCCGTCGCACGTGGACCTGCACACCAGGCGACCCCATAGCCTTGGACAAATACAAAAATTCTATTTTTTCACAGGCAGCCTGCGCGCCTGGATCAAAACCTCCAACGGGCCTCCGCTGCCGGAGTTCATAAAGGCGAGCTTCAACCTTCCATCAGGCTCACGGATGACCTGCGCGGCTACCGAACAGGACACGATCTCGTACCCTTCAGGCAGGACCACGCTGTCGCGGGCAATGGAAAGCGATCTTTTGTAAACGATCCGGTCTCCTTCGCTGAAATAGCTCTGGCTGTCCTTGTAGGTCTTGATGATGATCAGCCGACATTCGCCCTCCCTGGGAACCGGATGGGCCAGGTGAACCTTGATGTATTGCGCCTCGACATCAAAGCTTGTGCCAGGAGAGTCTATCTTGGCCTGTTTTCCGCTGACCACTTCAAACTTGAGAGGCTTCCCGCTTGCCGCGTCGAGCACCGATTCGTCGGAAGCCTCGCTTCCCGGCCGGATAATATTGAAGTGGAAAAGGGCGCCGGGGGAGGTTTCGGTGACCTCATAATAAATCTTGAACTGATGCGTTTCGGGTGCGAGCAATTCGTAACGGGTGTACGTATCCGAAGTGACATACTGACCCATCACCAGGGCAGCAGGAAAAACCACAAACAGCGGGCAAAGATAAAAGGATCTCTTCAATTGGCCTCCTCGACAAACCATTTCTGCAACCTTGTTCCTTATATCACGGGCTCGAACTCAATGCTGGCAACTTAAGCATAAGATAATAGGAAATCGCGCTTTGGGGCTGTGCAAAGAATAGCATGGGAAGGGATCGAAAGTTTGCTGTACCCTTGCGACCCCGCCTTCCCTCAAACCTTCAGCGGACAGCACCACGGCTGGTTCCGCCTCAAGCAGTTCTGGAAGGCGGGCCAGGCAGGCGGCGAACTCGGGGGAGTCGGCCAGCTGGACGAATTGTTCATACATCCGGTCCGGCGGTGTCTTGTTCAGCGCCAGGGCAGCAAGCATGGCAGCGGCGGCATCGAGCGCCGCGGGACGGCCCTGGGTCAGCAATGAGCTGTCCCGGGCGAACTCCAGCAGTCTGGACCGAGGTCGGCGTGCCACTCCATGCTCGTCGGCGGCCTTCTTGAGCAGTGGGCATCTTACCCCTGAACCAGCTTTGCTTCGAGGCTGATCTCGCAGCCTGCAAGGGCTTTGGAAACCGGGCAGCCAAGCTTGGCCTTCTCCGCATAGTCCTTGAAAGCAGCGGCGTCAATTCCCGGCACGATGGCTTCGGTCCGGAGCTCGATCCTGGTAATGCCAAAGCCTTCGCCCACTTTTTCCAGGTGAACAGTGGCTGTGGTGCGGATGCTCTTGGGCTTGTACCCCGCCTTGCCCAGCCCCGCCGACAGTGCCATCGAGAAGCAGCCCGCATGCGCTGCGCCAATCAACTCTTCCGGATTGGTCCCTTTTTCTTCTTCGAATCGCGTGCGGAAAGAGTAATTTCCCTCGAAGGCGCCGCTTCCAAGCTTCATCCTGCCCTTCCCATCCATCAGGCCGCCTTCCCAGACAGCCTCGGCTTTGCGTGCCGGCATAGTAGTCCCCTTTCCTGATTGTTCCATCACCGACTCCCCCGCCCAATCGGGAGATCCGCTTCCAGACAACCGGTATTTAATCAGCAAAATCGGGAGTAAACAAGAACCAGCCGTTCTGCTGAGCATTGCAATCTTTTCGGCTCGTCCCGGAGTAATAGGGCTCGTCCGGATCCATTATGGGTCTCGGGATTGATCGCGCAGAGTTACACGACTTCTCAGTAGTTGTGGAGAAGTCGCAGCTGGCTCTGGCTTCCAAAGGGCCGCTGGTTTCGCCTATGCCCTGATTAGGGCGTGATGTCAACTTCTCCCCTGTCTGCAGCAGCCGCCCCAAGCACGGGCCGATGACGCGCGAAAAGTGATGAAAACGCACCCCTGCCGCTGTAACATGGGCCAACCACTGACAGATAGGTGGCCAACCGGGGCCACACAGATTGATTCATTGCCCAGCCCCGAATTGTGGGACAACACCGCAAGGCAAGCGGGTCCGGGCGCTGTGCAAGGATACGCGTGTCATTATGGGCGGGAGTCATCTCGACCACAGTCTGCAGCGACCGGTCCGTCTCGCCGGACGGTCCCCGGGG from Terriglobia bacterium encodes:
- a CDS encoding OsmC family protein codes for the protein MPARKAEAVWEGGLMDGKGRMKLGSGAFEGNYSFRTRFEEEKGTNPEELIGAAHAGCFSMALSAGLGKAGYKPKSIRTTATVHLEKVGEGFGITRIELRTEAIVPGIDAAAFKDYAEKAKLGCPVSKALAGCEISLEAKLVQG
- a CDS encoding DUF1579 domain-containing protein, with translation MEMPKIHPEHKKLEVLVGKWAGTETLSPSPWDPKGGTATARMDSHVDLDGFFLITDYVEERQGTVCYRGHGVFGWDAHTKHYTMHWFDTMGPASVTPATGQWEGPSLVFAQQTPMGHNRFSYIIEQPKHFTMRIEHSKDGKDWTVFMEGKYKRID